The following are encoded in a window of Candidatus Cetobacterium colombiensis genomic DNA:
- a CDS encoding Cof-type HAD-IIB family hydrolase, whose translation MNYKMIVTDLDDTLLNSQGKISLKDKEAIMKAQEAGIIFVLASGRPTYAMRDLAKELNLAKYGSYILSYNGSIITNCKTNKNILEETLTRDEIHTLYDFSKRNNVEIITYLDDTIVSEDYSSYIEVEVDLTKMPFEKVKNFKATVDKDCVKCIMLEEPTYLSKVEKNLKDELGESFSIAISKPFFLEVTKLGVDKGSSLLKLAHMLNIKQDEIIVVGDSYNDLPMLKVAGLPACVENAKPEIKEICKFISTSNNNNGMANLIEKLIFKK comes from the coding sequence ATGAATTATAAAATGATTGTTACCGATTTAGATGATACGCTTTTAAATTCTCAAGGTAAAATATCTTTAAAAGATAAAGAAGCTATAATGAAAGCTCAAGAAGCTGGTATTATATTTGTTTTAGCTTCTGGAAGGCCTACTTATGCAATGAGAGATTTAGCTAAAGAATTAAATTTAGCTAAATACGGAAGTTATATTTTATCTTATAACGGTTCTATTATTACAAATTGTAAAACTAACAAAAATATTCTAGAAGAAACTCTAACAAGAGATGAAATACATACTCTTTATGATTTTAGCAAAAGAAATAATGTTGAAATTATAACTTATTTAGATGATACTATTGTATCTGAAGATTATAGTTCATATATTGAAGTTGAAGTTGATTTAACTAAAATGCCTTTTGAAAAAGTTAAAAATTTCAAAGCAACTGTTGATAAAGATTGTGTTAAATGTATCATGTTAGAAGAACCAACTTATTTATCTAAAGTTGAAAAAAATTTAAAAGATGAACTAGGAGAAAGTTTTTCAATAGCTATTTCAAAACCTTTCTTTTTAGAAGTAACTAAATTGGGTGTTGATAAAGGGAGTTCTCTTTTAAAATTAGCTCATATGCTAAATATAAAACAAGATGAAATAATCGTTGTAGGAGATTCATATAATGACCTTCCTATGCTTAAAGTTGCTGGTCTACCTGCTTGTGTTGAAAATGCAAAGCCTGAAATTAAAGAAATTTGCAAATTTATTTCTACATCTAATAATAATAATGGAATGGCAAATCTTATTGAAAAATTAATTTTTAAAAAGTAA